Proteins from one Megalops cyprinoides isolate fMegCyp1 chromosome 11, fMegCyp1.pri, whole genome shotgun sequence genomic window:
- the LOC118785459 gene encoding bromodomain adjacent to zinc finger domain protein 2B-like isoform X4 produces the protein MESGERLASPSSASSSAASSSPAPSSKSSLTPGPTALGSTLTTCGHLFRAASDQPFNLSTVSSAFPMVNHPAFGLYTTSSGRSEFGGLGTLGVSAALAAHPQLGAFPEWWRSPEAHGRGAAAFFPPLLGLPPMFAPPVQNHESSPFQSRTPSTNGRSTTKGVNGAVNGSSMSASSKGSPSTTASPALAASERMKSPSSGSRSHRANPDGGQVAEKATQKTKEKKLGKKAVEISSNSDSESGSSSGTSSEGVSSTDSEDLGEDDDDDDDEEDDDQSNESEDSDSEKEAQEKRKIKVLRRNPGEGKKEGPRAAEDKEPQDRSGCQPHSFPPEPPSAAHLPPQSPPLRPGLLQATPHIFQSSKPNEEAAKQQHQSVIHAVGLAASAKPLALVTQPRREASPGPLGPVPKPFSLSPSPKPPAPSPDSGRPSSRSVLEEPLSQINDFRLKPPFLSQELKKQQELFKAQKKLVTSSLPPPKLSPQTQSSHKLTPPHSKHSNLFLSNTLLGHHPNGVIQTTIQEAPLALITKPRGQPRTPEKPVLVVPSAPFSAPVNLSTGPKNLTAVSVVRARPSTSPGRADGPAKSRTPNAPPGAKGLPQSHLAQSLVDLFRGTESDIPSSKDSDDSGEDDEDEDDEDEDEDEDSDDSPSESESNLESNSDGSEDDARDRDEMETDTEGDKTPLKLTKSPPLPNTSANHSANCSPLNLIKTPSTATPTATIATNSGVSAYHSAPLSSFSLSPLPGSGKRRRVTDERELRIPLELGWQRETRIRNLGGRLQGDVAYYAPCGKKLRQYPDVVKGLQWSLLKEEEVLPRILAMEGRRGRPPNPERQQAGDGSRSRRRKGRPPNVGEAEIPGATNAKLLRKLEAQEIARQAAQIKLMRKLEKQALARAAKEARKQQAIMAAEEKRKQKEQIKILKQQEKIKRIQQIRMEKELRAQQILEAKRKKKEEAANARILEAEKRTKEKELRRQQAVILKHQELERHRLDMVWERERRRQHMMLMKAMEARKKAEEKERLKQEKRDEKRLNKERKLELRRLELEIAKELKKPNEDMCLADHKPLPELSRIPGLVLPGSTFSDCLMVMQFLRSFGKVLGFDVSVDVPSLGVLQEGLLNVGESMGEVQDLLVRMLSAVVCDPGLPPGHRTKTALGDHLTNVGINRDNVSEILQIYMEAHCGGTELAELMESLKTKAFQAHTPGQKASILAFLVNELACSKSVVSEIDKNIDHMTNLRRDKWVIEGKLRKLRIIHAKKTGKRDSGVAGEETQALGTPTAGRKRKRKGGDSDEDEDEDEDSDDQGDDDDDEEEEVKKGKKVETCEEEDEGDQTASVEELEKQIEKLTKQQSQIRRKLFEASHSLRSMMFGQDRYKRRYWVLPQCGGIFVEGMESGEGPEEVEKERERLKNAETVQIKEEPPEVVEEKPLDAGLDLNFERTTETPEEKKEEKASPNLFLQKPDSFSKLSKLLEVAKMSPESDEHHQKQNGSPAMVQAAMPSPTHANFQTGLPSGLPTAPAPPPVEAPPDPATTPHLGSPAKRASPHQLLPNDQLFRVLTEKSGHWFSLLPRSPCDDSSLTSNPTPQTTSPQPCSTGPKSPSSSSPIPTAASASASPHNPGGINNFAFSSIQVKPGIHLMGVPFCGWPGGMVSPNLPFSGSHPSAPMLSPGYPVVEANGSPFLAPSISTSKSDSPAPPSEKPPSAPSPVVEVAKPQDYPTPRPIPEEMLTGWWKVSDMEELRTLVKVLHFRGVREKALQKQIQKHMEYIAQACAKNRDAAIIDVSDMEENQVTAETVESWCVEEQAMEMDIAVLQQVEELERKVTSASLQVKGWIYPEPHSEREDLVYHEHKPASKLCPAADKEAGEEQEEKEGSGIVRRVNNPLDIAVTRLAELERNIERRYLKTPLGTTIQIKLDNVGTVTVPAPAPSTSGDGEGGEEDIAPGMKVWRKALSEVRSAAQLALCIQQLQKSIAWEKSIMKVYCQICRKGDNEELLLLCDGCDKGCHTYCQRPKITVIPEGDWFCPACISKASGQSPKNKKLPNRAGGGGGGGGGGGGGGAGGGAGGGGGGGGKKNSEIKRSRKPSVAGEVSEDDAASTSSTPKKGAKESKKRKGEETPTPNQPKQDSPASVKKAKTARDNAKDLAVCSVLLSELEGHEDAWPFLTPVNLKSVPGYKKVIKKPMDFSTIREKLGSNQYQNLETFIVDVNLVFDNCEKFNEDDSDIGRAGHNMRKFFERRRTELLKMN, from the exons GACATTTGTTCCGAGCGGCCAGCGATCAACCTTTCAATCTATCCACCGTCTCAAGTGCCTTCCCCATGGTCAATCACCCAGCCTTTGGCCTGTACACTACGAGCTCGGGCCGCTCTGAATTCGGGGGCCTGGGAACCCTCGGAGTGTCAGCAGCCCTGGCAGCTCACCCTCAGCTGGGTGCTTTTCCAG AGTGGTGGCGAAGCCCTGAGGCTCACGGACGAGGGGCGGCAGCTTTCTTCCCCCCTCTTTTGGGCCTGCCCCCCATGTTTGCGCCTCCGGTACAGAACCACGAGTCCAGCCCCTTCCAGTCCCGTACCCCCAGCACCAATGGCCGAAGCACCACCAAAg GGGTGAACGGCGCGGTGAACGGGAGCAGCATGTCCGCCTCCTCCAAGGGGAGCCCGTCCACCACGGCATCCCCGGCACTGGCAGCCTCCGAGCGGATGAAGTCCCCCAGCTCCGGCAGCAGGAGTCACAGAGCCAACCCGGACGGCGGCCAGGTGGCCGAGAAAGCCACCCAGAAAACTAAAGAGAAG AAACTGGGCAAGAAGGCGGTGGAGATCTCCAGCAACAGCGACAGTGAATCGGGGTCCTCCTCGGGCACCTCCAGCGAAGGGGTGAGCAGCACCGACTCGGAGGACCTGGGAGAGGACGACGACGATGACGATGACGAAGAGGATGACGATCAGAGCAACGAGAGCGAAGACTCTGACTCCGAGAAGGAAGCGCAAGAGAAGAGGAAGATAAAG GTGCTGAGGCGGAATCCCGGCGAAGGGAAGAAGGAAGGGCCGAGAGCTGCAGAGGACAAGGAGCCCCAGGACCGGAGCGGCTGCCAGCCCCACAGCTTCCCCCCCGAGCCCCCTTCCGCCGCCCACCTCCCGCCCCAGTCGCCCCCGCTGCGGCCAGGCCTGCTCCAGGCCACCCCGCACATCTTCCAGAGCTCCAAGCCCAACGAGGAGGCCGCTAAGCAGCAGCACCAGAGCGTCATCCATGCCGTTGGGCTGGCGGCCAGTGCCAAGCCCCTGGCCCTGGTCACCCAGCCCCGCCGAGAGGCCTCGCCCGGCCCCCTCGGGCCCGTGCCCAaacccttctccctctccccctctcccaaaCCCCCGGCCCCTTCCCCCGACAGCGGGAGGCCGAGCAGCAGGAGTGTGCTGGAGGAGCCCCTCTCACAGATCAATGATTTCAGACTGAAACCG CCTTTTCTTTCCCAGGAGCTGAAGAAACAGCAGGAGCTCTTCAAAGCCCAGAAAAAGCTTGTGACATCATCGCTGCCCCCTCCCAAACTGTCCCCTCAGACTCAGAGCAGCCACAAGCTCACTCCTCCACACAGCAAGCACTCCAACCTCTTCCTCTCCAACACCCTCCTCGGGCACCATCCCAACGGGGTCATCCAGACCACCATCCAGGAGGCTCCGCTGGCCCTCATCACCAAGCCGCGCGGGCAGCCCAGGACCCCGGAGAAGCCCGTCCTGGTGGTGCCCAGCGCCCCTTTTTCTGCGCCGGTCAACCTGAGCACGGGGCCCAAGAATCTGACGGCCGTGTCCGTGGTCCGGGCGCGGCCCTCTACCTCACCCGGCCGGGCAGACGGGCCGGCGAAGAGCAGGACCCCCAACGCCCCGCCTGGGGCGAAAGGTCTGCCCCAGAGCCACCTGGCCCAGTCCCTGGTGGACCTCTTCCGGGGGACCGAGTCCGACATCCCCAGCAGCAAGGACTCGGACGACTCCGGTGAGGACGACGAGGATGAAGacgacgaggacgaggacgaggacgaggatTCGGACGACAGCCCATCAG AGTCAGAAAGCAACCTGGAGAGCAACTCCGACGGCTCCGAGGATGACGCCAGGGACCGTGACGAGATGGAAACCGACACCGAGGGGGACAAGACCCCCCTGAAGCTCACCAAAAGCCCCCCCCTGCCTAACACCTCCGCGAACCACTCGGCCAACTGCTCCCCGCTCAACCTCATCAAGACGCCCAGCACGGCCACACCCACGGCCACCATAGCGACCAACTCTGGCGTCTCAGCCTATCACAGCGCGCCCTTGTCATCCTTCTCCCTCAGCCCCCTGCCAG GATCCGGGAAGCGAAGGAGGGTGACAGACGAACGAGAGCTGAGGATACCTCTGGAGCTGGG GTGGCAGAGGGAGACCCGGATCAGGAACCTGGGCGGACGCCTGCAGGGAGATGTGGCCTACTACGCCCCATGCGGCAAGAAGCTGCGGCAGTACCCGGACGTGGTGAAG GGGTTGCAGTGGAGCCtgctgaaagaggaggaggtTCTCCCTCGCATCCTGGCCATGGAGGGCCGGCGAGGCCGTCCCCCAAACCCGGAGCGCCAGCAGGCGGGCGACGGCTCCCGGTCCAGGCGCAGGAAGGGGCGGCCCCCCAACGTCGGGGAGGCCGAGATCCCCGGCGCCACCAATGCCAAGCTCCTCCGCAAGCTGGAGGCTCAAG AAATCGCCAGGCAGGCGGCTCAGATCAAACTGATGCGCAAACTGGAGAAGCAGGCCCTGGCGCGTGCCGCCAAAGAGGCGAGGAAGCAGCAGG ccaTCATGGCAGCCgaagagaagaggaaacagaaagaacaaataAAGATTCTGAAGCAGCAG gagaAGATCAAACGAATTCAGCAAATCCGAATGGAGAAGGAGCTTAGGGCACAGCAGATCCTGGAG GCtaaaaggaagaagaaggaagagGCAGCGAATGCCAGAATTCTGGAGGCTGAGAAACGAACAAAG GAGAAGGAGTTGCGGAGACAGCAGGCTGTTATTTTGAAGCACCAG GAGTTGGAGAGACATAGACTAGATATGGTATgg GAACGGGAGAGGCGGAGGCAGCACATGATGTTGATGAAGGCAATGGAGGCTCGGAAGAAGGCCGAA GAGAAGGAGCGTTTGAAGCAGGAAAAGAGGGACGAGAAACGGTTAAACAAGGAGCGGAAATTGGAACTGAGGAGGCTGGAACTGGAAATTGCCAAGGAGCTGAAGAAGCCAAATGAAGATATGTGCTTGGCAGACCATAAG CCCCTCCCGGAGCTGTCCCGGATTCCCGGGCTGGTCCTGCCGGGCAGCACCTTCTCGGACTGCCTGATGGTGATGCAGTTCCTGCGCAGCTTCGGGAAGGTGCTGGGCTTCGACGTGAGCGTGGACGTGCCCAGCCTGGGCGTGCTGCAGGAGGGCCTGCTCAACGTGGGCGAGAGCATGGGCGAGGTGCAGGACCTGCTGGTGCGCATGCTGTCCGCGGTGGTGTGCGACCCGGGGCTGCCGCCCGGACACAGG ACCAAAACAGCCCTGGGGGACCACCTGACCAACGTGGGCATAAACCGGGACAACGTGTCGGAGATCCTGCAGATCTACATGGAGGCGCACTGCGGGGGCACGGAGCTGGCCGAGCTGATGGAGAGCCTGAAGACCAAGGCGTTCCAGGCCCACACGCCCGGCCAGAAGGCCTCCATCCTGGCCTTCCTGGTCAACGAGCTGGCCTGCAGCAAGAGCGTGGTCAG CGAGATTGACAAAAACATTGATCACATGACCAACCTTAGGAGGGACAAGTGGGTCATCGAAGGCAAGCTTCGCAA GCTGAGAATCATTCACGCCAAGAAGACGGGGAAGAGGGACTCGGGCGTGGCGGGGGAGGAGACCCAAGCTCTGGGCACACCCACCGCGGGGCGCAAGCGCAAGCGGAAAGGAGGGGACAgcgacgaggacgaggacgaaGACGAGGACAGCGACGACCAGGGCGACGATGACGatgacgaggaggaggaggtgaagaaggggaagaaggTGGAAACCTGTGAGGAAGAG GATGAAGGAGACCAGACTGCCAGCGTGGAGGAGTTGGAGAAGCAGATAGAGAAATTAACAAAG caACAGAGCCAGATCCGCCGCAAGCTGTTCGAGGCGTCCCACTCCCTGCGCTCCATGATGTTCGGGCAAGACCGCTACAAGCGCCGCTACTGGGTGCTGCCCCAGTGCGGGGGCATCTTCGTGGAGGGAATGGAGAGTGGAGAAG GTCcagaggaggtggagaaagagagggagcgacTGAAGAACGCAGAGACGGTCCAGATCAAAGAGGAGCCCCCAGAGGTGGTTGAGGAGAAGCCCCTGGACGCCGGCCTGGACCTGAACTTCGAGAGGACGACGGAGACCccggaggagaagaaggaggagaaggccTCCCCCAACCTCTTCCTCCAGAAGCCCGACTCCTTCTCCAAGCTTAGCAAGCTGCTGGAGGTGGCCAAAATGTCGCCAGAGTCAGACGAGCACCACCAGAAGCAGAACGGCAGTCCGGCAATGGTCCAGGCGGCCATGCCCTCTCCCACCCATGCTAACTTTCAGACGGGTTTACCCAGCGGCCTTCCCAcagcccccgccccgccccctgtCGAGGCCCCGCCCGACCCGGCCACGACCCCTCACCTCGGCAGCCCCGCCAAGAGGGCCAGCCCCCACCAGCTGCTGCCCAACGACCAGCTCTTCCGTGTGCTGACGGAGAAGAGCGGCCACTGGTTCAGTCTGCTGCCGCGCTCACCCTGCGACGACTCCTCCCTCACCAGCAACCCCACGCCCCAGACCACCTCCCCCCAGCCCTGCTCCACAGGGCCCAaatcaccctcctcctcctcgcccaTCCCGACGGCGGCCTCCGCCTCCGCTAGCCCCCACAACCCCGGGGGGATCAATAACTTCGCCTTCTCCAGCATCCAG GTGAAGCCCGGTATACACCTGATGGGTGTCCCGTTCTGCGGGTGGCCCGGCGGAATGGTGAGCCCAAACCTGCCCTTCTCCGGCAGCCACCCGTCGGCCCCCATGCTGAGTCCAGGGTACCCCGTGGTGGAGGCCAACGGCAGCCCCTTCCTGGCGCCCAGCATCTCCACCAGCAAGAGCGACTCCCCCGCGCCCCCCAGCGAGAAGCcgccctccgccccctccccagTCGTGGAGGTGGCCAAACCCCAGGACTACCCGACCCCCCGGCCTATCCCAGAGG AGATGCTGACAGGCTGGTGGAAGGTGTCGGACATGGAGGAGCTGCGCACCCTGGTCAAAGTGCTGCACTTCAGGGGCGTCAGGGAGAAGGCCCTCCAGAAACAGATCCAGAAGCACATGGAGTACATCGCCCAGGCCTGTGCCAAGAACCGCGATG CGGCCATCATTGACGTGAGTGACATGGAGGAGAACCAGGTGACGGCAGAGACCGTGGAGAGCTGGTGTGTGGAGGAACAGGCCATGGAGATGGACATCgctgtgctgcagcaggtggaggagctggagaggaaggtGACCTCTGCCAGTCTGCAGGTCAAG GGATGGATTTACCCCGAGCCTCACTCAGAGAGGGAAGATCTAGTCTACCACGAGCACAAGCCGGCCTCTAAGTTGTGCCCGGCCGCAGACAAAGAAGCCGGGGAAgagcaggaagagaaagaaggcAGCGGGATTGTGCGGCGTGTCAACAACCCCCTAGATATAGCTGTAACCAGACTGGCTGAATTGGAGAGGAACATCGAGCGAAGGTATCTGAAGACCCCCTTAGGTACCACCATTCAGATCAAACTGGATAATGTGGGTACAGTCACTGTTCCTGCGCCTGCACCATCCACTAGTGGTGATGGTGAAGG AGGTGAGGAAGACATCGCTCCCGGGATGAAGGTGTGGCGGAAGGCTCTGAGCGAGGTCCGCAGCGCTGCCCAGCTGGCCCTCTGtatccagcagctgcagaagtCCATCGCCTGGGAGAAATCCATCATGAAAGTC TACTGCCAAATTTGCCGGAAGGGGGACAACGAGGAGCTGCTCTTGCTTTGCGATGGTTGCGACAAAGGATGTCACACTTACTGCCAAAGACCCAAGATCACCGTAATACCTGAGGGGGACTGGTTTTGTCCAGCCTGCATATCCAAG GCGAGCGGTCAATCCCCAAAGAATAAGAAGCTTCCAAACCGAGcaggaggcgggggagggggtggaggaggaggcggagggggaggtgcaggaggaggagcaggaggaggcggaggaggcggAGGGAAGAAAAACTCAGAGATCAAGCGGAGCAGGAAGCCATCGGTAGCCGGAGAGGTCTCGGAGGATGACGCTGCAAGCACAAGCAGTACTCCAAAGAAAGGGGCTAAAGAGTCCaaaaagaggaaaggggaggagacccccaccccaaaccagCCCAAACAGGACAGTCCTGCGAGTGTGAAGAAAGCCAAAACGGCCAGAGACAACGCCAAGGACCTGGCGGTGTGCAG TGTGCTGCTCTCGGAGCTGGAGGGTCACGAAGATGCCTGGCCCTTTCTCACCCCCGTCAACCTGAAGTCTGTCCCTGGCTACAAGAAAGTCATCAAGAAACCCATGGATTTCTCCACTATCCGTGAGAAACTTGGCAGCAACCA GTACCAAAATCTTGAGACATTCATCGTTGATGTCAACTTGGTTTTTGATAACTGTGAAAAGTTTAATGAAGACGATTCTGATATCGGACGCGCTGGACACAACATGAGGAAGTTTTTTGAGCGAAGACGGACTGAACTTTTGAAGATGAACTAG